The Cylindrospermopsis curvispora GIHE-G1 genome contains a region encoding:
- the nifE gene encoding nitrogenase iron-molybdenum cofactor biosynthesis protein NifE, whose protein sequence is MKMSQGKINELLNESGCEHNQKKQAQKKNKSCTQQAQPGAAQGGCAFDGAMIALVPITDAAHLVHGPIACAGNSWGSRGSLSSGPMLYKTGFTTDLTENDVIFGGERKLYQAILEIHKRYQPSAVFVYATCVTALIGDDMEAVCKVAAEKIGIPVIPVISPGFIGSKNLGNRFAGESLLDYVVGTGEPEHTTPYDINLIGEYNIAGEMWGVLPLFEKLGVRVLAKITGDARYQEITYAHRAKLNVMICSRALLNMARKMEERYGIPYIEESFYGIDDINRCLRNVAAKLGDAELQARTEKLIAQETAALDIALAPYRERLKGKRVVLYTGGVKSWSIISAAKDLGIEVVATSTRKSTEEDKAKIKKLLGNDGIMLEKGNAQELLKLVRDTKADMLIAGGRNQYTALKARIPFLDINQERHHPYAGYMGMVEMARELYEALYSPIWEQIRKPAPWDNGETF, encoded by the coding sequence ATGAAAATGAGCCAAGGCAAAATTAACGAACTGCTGAATGAATCAGGGTGTGAACATAATCAAAAAAAGCAAGCACAAAAGAAAAATAAATCCTGCACTCAACAAGCTCAACCCGGTGCTGCTCAAGGTGGTTGTGCTTTTGATGGTGCAATGATAGCCTTAGTGCCCATCACTGATGCAGCACATTTAGTCCATGGTCCAATTGCGTGCGCGGGAAATTCCTGGGGGAGTCGAGGTAGTTTGTCTTCTGGACCAATGCTGTATAAGACCGGTTTCACCACTGACTTAACAGAAAATGATGTAATTTTTGGAGGTGAGAGAAAATTATATCAAGCTATTCTAGAAATTCACAAACGTTATCAACCATCAGCTGTATTTGTTTACGCTACCTGTGTAACTGCTTTAATTGGCGATGATATGGAAGCGGTATGTAAAGTAGCAGCTGAAAAAATTGGCATTCCAGTGATTCCCGTAATTTCTCCTGGATTTATTGGCAGTAAAAATTTGGGAAATCGATTTGCAGGTGAATCTTTATTGGATTATGTGGTGGGAACTGGTGAACCAGAACATACCACACCATATGATATTAATTTGATTGGTGAGTACAATATTGCGGGAGAAATGTGGGGTGTTTTACCCCTATTTGAGAAATTGGGGGTTCGAGTCCTTGCCAAAATTACTGGTGATGCTCGCTATCAAGAAATTACATACGCTCATCGAGCCAAGTTAAATGTGATGATCTGCTCGCGGGCATTATTAAATATGGCGCGGAAAATGGAAGAACGCTATGGTATTCCCTATATTGAAGAGTCATTTTATGGGATAGATGATATTAATCGTTGTCTCAGAAATGTAGCAGCTAAATTAGGAGATGCAGAATTACAAGCACGGACTGAAAAACTAATTGCTCAAGAAACAGCTGCTTTAGATATTGCTCTAGCACCTTATAGAGAAAGATTAAAGGGTAAACGAGTGGTACTATATACCGGGGGAGTAAAGAGTTGGTCAATCATTTCTGCGGCTAAAGATTTAGGGATAGAAGTAGTGGCAACAAGTACTAGAAAAAGTACGGAAGAAGATAAGGCTAAAATCAAGAAATTACTAGGGAATGATGGCATTATGTTAGAAAAAGGTAATGCCCAGGAATTATTAAAATTAGTGAGGGATACAAAAGCCGATATGTTAATAGCTGGTGGCAGAAATCAGTACACAGCATTAAAAGCAAGAATTCCCTTTTTAGATATTAATCAAGAGCGTCATCATCCCTATGCTGGTTATATGGGAATGGTGGAAATGGCTAGAGAATTATACGAAGCTTTATATAGTCCCATCTGGGAACAAATTCGCAAACCAGCACCATGGGATAATGGGGAAACATTTTAA
- the nifN gene encoding nitrogenase iron-molybdenum cofactor biosynthesis protein NifN, whose product MAIVTIPNKPVSVNPLKQSQALGAALAFLGLKGTMPLFHGSQGCTAFAKVVLVRHFREAIPLATTAMTEVTTILGGEENVEQAILTLVEKAKPEIIGLCTTGLTETRGDDIERFLKEIRKRHPELDHLPIIFAPTPDFKGALQDGFAVAVESIVREVPKAGGVKTEQITILAGSAFTPGDIQEIEEMVKSFGLEPIFVPNLGASLDGHLEDDYRAVTVSGTTLPELRAVGSSAFTIALGESMRGAAKILQERFNTDYEVFRDLTGLEPVDEFLQALSVLSGNPVPEKYSRQRRQLQDGMLDTHFYLGAKRISLALEPDLMWSMIRFLQSMGACIHGAVSTTKSPLLDILPIKSVTIGDLEDLADIAVGSDLLIGNSNVNTIAKRLSIPLYRLGIPIYDRLGNGLFTKVGYRGTMEVLFAIGNLFIEQEESLMMQQWQHVMNKG is encoded by the coding sequence ATGGCAATAGTCACTATTCCTAATAAACCAGTTTCTGTTAATCCCCTCAAACAAAGTCAAGCCTTGGGAGCTGCTTTGGCTTTTCTGGGATTGAAAGGAACAATGCCTTTATTTCATGGTTCCCAAGGTTGTACAGCTTTTGCTAAGGTTGTATTAGTAAGACATTTTCGGGAAGCAATTCCCTTAGCTACCACAGCTATGACAGAAGTCACCACCATTTTGGGGGGAGAGGAAAATGTGGAACAAGCAATTTTAACTCTGGTGGAAAAAGCTAAACCGGAAATTATTGGATTATGTACCACTGGATTAACAGAAACTAGGGGGGATGATATTGAACGTTTTTTGAAAGAAATTAGAAAACGTCATCCCGAATTAGACCATTTACCGATTATTTTTGCTCCTACTCCTGATTTTAAAGGTGCATTACAAGATGGTTTTGCAGTTGCTGTGGAAAGTATTGTCCGGGAAGTACCTAAAGCTGGAGGGGTAAAAACAGAGCAAATCACCATTTTGGCCGGTTCTGCTTTTACTCCTGGAGATATTCAAGAAATTGAAGAAATGGTCAAGTCCTTTGGATTAGAACCCATTTTCGTACCCAATCTAGGTGCTTCTTTAGACGGTCATTTGGAAGATGATTATCGTGCGGTAACAGTGAGTGGGACTACTCTCCCAGAACTGCGTGCTGTGGGTAGTTCAGCTTTTACCATTGCATTGGGTGAAAGTATGCGCGGGGCAGCAAAAATTCTTCAAGAAAGATTTAATACCGATTATGAGGTCTTTCGAGATTTAACAGGTTTAGAACCGGTGGATGAATTTTTGCAAGCTTTGTCGGTATTAAGTGGAAATCCGGTTCCGGAAAAATATAGTCGTCAACGTCGTCAATTACAAGATGGGATGTTAGACACTCATTTTTATTTAGGTGCCAAACGAATTTCCTTAGCATTAGAGCCAGATTTAATGTGGTCTATGATTAGGTTTTTACAGTCCATGGGTGCTTGTATTCATGGAGCTGTGAGCACCACTAAATCCCCCTTATTAGATATTTTACCCATTAAAAGTGTCACCATTGGGGATTTAGAAGATTTGGCAGATATAGCTGTTGGATCTGATTTATTGATTGGCAACTCTAATGTAAATACCATTGCCAAACGTCTGAGTATTCCCCTTTATCGTTTAGGAATACCAATTTATGACAGATTGGGAAATGGATTATTTACCAAGGTTGGTTATCGAGGAACCATGGAAGTTCTATTTGCCATTGGCAACCTATTTATAGAACAGGAAGAGTCATTAATGATGCAACAATGGCAACATGTAATGAATAAGGGATAA
- a CDS encoding HesA/MoeB/ThiF family protein — protein sequence MSLTPKELERYSRQMMLPNFGELAQNRLKSATILVTGVGGLGGTAALYLAVAGVGRLILVRGGDLRLDDMNRQILMTDDWVGKPRVFKAKETLEAINPDVEIEVVHDYITAENVDSLVQSADMALDCAHNFNERNLLNAACVRWRKPMVEAAMDGMEAYLTTIIPGVTPCLSCLFPEKPEWDRRGFSVLGAVSGTLACLTALEAIKLITGFSQPLLSELLTINFSRMEFVKRRSQRDRNCPVCGNTAPWRYSQSQSLSV from the coding sequence ATGAGTTTAACGCCTAAGGAATTAGAGCGATATAGTCGCCAAATGATGCTGCCAAATTTTGGTGAACTAGCTCAAAATCGTCTTAAATCAGCGACGATTCTGGTAACTGGTGTGGGGGGATTAGGTGGTACTGCAGCTCTTTATTTAGCAGTAGCAGGTGTTGGGCGTCTGATTTTAGTTCGTGGTGGTGATTTACGTCTGGATGATATGAATCGCCAAATTTTAATGACTGATGATTGGGTGGGTAAACCAAGAGTTTTTAAGGCTAAAGAAACCCTAGAAGCTATTAATCCTGATGTAGAAATTGAAGTGGTTCATGATTATATCACTGCAGAAAATGTAGATTCTTTAGTGCAATCTGCTGATATGGCTTTGGATTGCGCTCACAATTTTAATGAGCGGAATTTATTAAATGCAGCTTGTGTGCGCTGGCGCAAACCAATGGTAGAAGCAGCTATGGATGGAATGGAAGCATACCTAACAACAATTATTCCTGGTGTTACTCCCTGTTTATCTTGTTTGTTTCCAGAAAAACCAGAATGGGATCGACGTGGGTTTTCAGTTTTGGGTGCTGTTTCTGGAACTTTAGCCTGTTTGACTGCTCTGGAAGCTATTAAACTCATTACAGGTTTTAGTCAACCATTGTTATCGGAACTGCTAACAATTAATTTTTCCAGAATGGAATTTGTTAAGCGTCGTTCCCAGAGGGATCGCAATTGTCCAGTTTGTGGTAACACTGCACCTTGGCGATATTCCCAATCTCAGTCTTTATCTGTTTAA
- a CDS encoding 2Fe-2S iron-sulfur cluster-binding protein, with the protein MASYKVRLVNEKQGLDATIDCDEDTSIVDAAEEAGIELPVSCHAGSCSSCVGKILEGEINQDDQNFLDDDQLSKKFALLCVTYPRSNCTIKTHQEANLV; encoded by the coding sequence ATGGCTAGTTATAAAGTCAGATTGGTTAACGAAAAGCAAGGTTTAGATGCTACAATTGACTGTGATGAAGATACATCAATTGTTGATGCAGCAGAAGAAGCAGGTATTGAATTACCTGTTTCCTGTCATGCTGGTTCTTGCTCTAGTTGTGTAGGCAAAATTCTAGAAGGTGAGATTAACCAAGATGATCAAAATTTCTTAGATGATGACCAATTATCTAAGAAGTTTGCCCTATTATGTGTTACCTATCCTCGCTCTAACTGTACAATTAAAACTCATCAGGAAGCAAATCTTGTATAG
- a CDS encoding NYN domain-containing protein, whose translation MSIFNTAIFYDIENLTKGYSFSKDFIKELSLKQIYRQILEVEIVDKICLQRAYANWSDHRLSLLRAEINELGIDPIQIFGFARYHKKNAADIQLVVDTMDITIRLPHIEVYVIVSGDGGFASLAKKLHEYGKQVIGCAYENAVNDIFKSVCDYFIKLEIPEEYSLEDINNVDSKNTNFANDKGLGIGITHPFVVRMANNIQPIYQADKKNIFSHSQTIVNWFCQDPESRRQMNRHGIPLSAIREAFKYAIPEFKPEMVGFSRFAEFLQFVCANTECCVGTLPPSNTLLVFRNSIPNGVIILTDISNEDLHTPERYQNLLASGKPRITIEDKYTLERFIDSLMSKRDRLMNVSEILDIVSQELPEIESNKLNNICLSLIHCSILKGYPEDENISEQRFHIREDFRDLAQILGHIKQTSLKKLISILVDDFKSNVFEQVIPF comes from the coding sequence ATGTCCATATTTAACACAGCCATATTTTATGATATTGAAAATCTGACTAAAGGCTATAGTTTTTCCAAAGACTTTATCAAGGAATTATCATTAAAACAGATATATCGACAGATTTTAGAGGTAGAGATTGTTGATAAAATTTGTCTCCAGAGAGCCTATGCTAATTGGAGTGACCACAGATTAAGTTTGCTCAGGGCAGAAATTAATGAACTAGGTATAGACCCAATTCAAATTTTTGGATTCGCACGTTATCATAAAAAAAACGCTGCTGATATTCAACTAGTAGTTGATACGATGGATATAACTATTCGTCTTCCTCATATTGAAGTCTACGTGATTGTATCTGGAGATGGGGGTTTTGCTTCTCTAGCAAAAAAATTACACGAATATGGCAAGCAAGTGATTGGTTGTGCATACGAGAATGCAGTCAATGATATTTTTAAATCAGTGTGTGATTACTTTATTAAACTGGAAATACCCGAAGAATATTCCCTAGAAGATATTAATAATGTAGATTCCAAAAACACAAACTTTGCCAATGATAAGGGATTAGGTATTGGCATAACTCATCCCTTTGTAGTGAGGATGGCAAATAATATTCAACCCATATATCAAGCAGATAAGAAAAATATTTTTTCTCATAGTCAAACAATAGTTAATTGGTTTTGTCAAGACCCAGAATCTAGAAGACAAATGAATCGTCATGGCATTCCCCTTTCTGCTATTAGGGAAGCATTCAAATATGCAATACCAGAGTTCAAACCAGAAATGGTAGGATTTAGTAGATTTGCAGAATTCTTGCAATTTGTTTGTGCAAATACAGAATGTTGTGTGGGGACTCTTCCACCATCAAACACGCTGCTAGTTTTTAGAAACTCTATTCCCAATGGAGTGATTATACTAACAGATATATCAAATGAAGATTTACATACACCAGAACGCTATCAGAACTTATTAGCTAGTGGTAAACCTAGAATTACAATTGAAGACAAATACACTCTGGAAAGATTTATTGATAGTTTAATGTCAAAACGCGACAGATTAATGAATGTATCTGAAATATTGGATATTGTTAGTCAGGAGCTTCCTGAGATTGAAAGCAATAAGCTCAATAATATTTGTTTATCTTTGATTCACTGTAGTATTTTGAAAGGATACCCAGAAGATGAGAACATATCAGAGCAAAGATTTCACATTAGAGAAGATTTTAGAGACCTGGCACAAATTTTAGGACATATCAAACAAACAAGTTTAAAGAAACTGATTTCCATCCTTGTTGATGACTTCAAAAGCAATGTTTTTGAACAAGTTATTCCTTTTTAG
- a CDS encoding CCE_0567 family metalloprotein yields the protein MTIEDLRNTIKKLNSKAGQMKMDLHDLAEGLPTDYEKLMTVAAKTYEIYKELDRLKQQLKTMETSS from the coding sequence ATGACAATTGAAGATCTAAGAAATACAATTAAAAAGCTAAATAGCAAAGCAGGTCAAATGAAAATGGATCTGCATGATTTAGCGGAAGGACTGCCAACAGATTACGAAAAATTGATGACTGTTGCGGCTAAAACCTATGAAATATACAAAGAGTTAGATCGGCTAAAACAACAACTAAAAACTATGGAGACAAGTTCATGA
- the nifW gene encoding nitrogenase-stabilizing/protective protein NifW, translating to MNRTMEEFKKIVDAEAYFQFFNLGYDQHFVNVNRLHILKKFSQFMYEIDQEYPNLSDLEKLEKYSTALQQAYRVFMESTPHEQKLFKVFNDKPKNVVTLTDIISD from the coding sequence ATGAATAGAACTATGGAAGAATTTAAAAAAATCGTGGATGCGGAGGCATATTTTCAATTTTTTAATCTGGGTTACGATCAACACTTTGTCAATGTTAATCGTCTACATATTTTGAAGAAGTTTTCTCAATTTATGTATGAAATTGACCAAGAATATCCCAATTTAAGTGACTTGGAAAAATTAGAGAAATATAGTACAGCACTGCAACAAGCATACCGGGTCTTTATGGAATCTACACCCCATGAACAAAAACTGTTTAAGGTGTTCAATGATAAACCCAAAAATGTAGTTACTTTAACAGACATTATATCTGATTAG
- the nifX gene encoding nitrogen fixation protein NifX → MKVKIAFTTSDRIHVNAHFGWAKEIDVYEISDQGYEFRETLKFDGDLKEDGNEDKITPKLEALHDCTIVYVLAIGGSAAARLIKHGVTPVKAKSEEEEIAEILNKLVQTLKGNPPPWLRKALGHKKSNFLEEVENEAAI, encoded by the coding sequence ATGAAAGTGAAAATTGCATTTACGACCAGTGATAGAATTCACGTCAATGCCCATTTTGGGTGGGCTAAGGAAATTGATGTTTATGAAATTTCCGATCAAGGCTATGAATTTAGGGAGACTCTCAAGTTTGATGGTGATTTAAAGGAAGATGGCAATGAGGATAAAATTACCCCCAAACTTGAAGCTTTACATGACTGTACCATAGTTTATGTTCTGGCGATTGGTGGTAGTGCAGCAGCTCGACTAATTAAACATGGTGTGACTCCGGTAAAAGCCAAATCTGAAGAGGAAGAAATTGCCGAAATCTTAAATAAACTAGTACAAACCTTAAAAGGGAATCCTCCACCTTGGTTACGCAAGGCTTTAGGTCACAAGAAATCTAATTTTTTAGAGGAAGTAGAAAACGAAGCTGCAATATGA
- a CDS encoding NifX-associated nitrogen fixation protein, with amino-acid sequence MSQNHSVNGHGMVYPFLKTLVQQIRASDSYGFYRNWSDELILKPFVVTKQNKKQISVEGEIDPATISRINAFFRAVAASIEQETGMISNVVIQLGHEGFGWALVFSGRLLLAIKTLRDAHRFGFESLEKLNEEGQNFVQKGIDLAQRFPQVGNL; translated from the coding sequence ATGAGTCAAAATCATAGTGTCAATGGTCATGGTATGGTTTATCCGTTTTTAAAAACCTTGGTACAACAGATCAGAGCTAGTGATAGTTATGGTTTTTATAGAAATTGGTCTGATGAACTAATCCTCAAACCCTTTGTTGTTACCAAGCAAAACAAAAAACAAATCTCCGTAGAAGGAGAAATCGATCCGGCAACTATTTCTCGAATTAATGCCTTTTTTCGAGCTGTAGCTGCTAGTATTGAACAAGAAACCGGTATGATTTCTAATGTGGTTATTCAATTGGGTCATGAGGGTTTTGGTTGGGCACTAGTTTTTTCTGGGCGACTATTGTTGGCTATCAAAACTTTACGGGATGCTCATCGTTTTGGATTTGAATCCCTGGAAAAGTTAAACGAAGAGGGACAAAACTTCGTTCAAAAAGGAATTGATTTGGCTCAACGTTTTCCCCAAGTTGGTAACTTGTAG
- the nifK gene encoding nitrogenase molybdenum-iron protein subunit beta, which produces MPQNPEKIKDHVELFHQPEYQQLFQNKKEFENGHTPEEVQRVAEWTKTWEYREKNFAREALTINPAKGCQPLGAMFAAVGFEGTLPFVQGSQGCVAYFRTHLTRHYKEPFSGVSSSMTEDAAVFGGLQNMIDGLANAYALYKPKMIAVCTTCMAEVIGDDLGAFITNAKNAGSVPQDLPVPFAHTPSFVGSHITGYDNMMKGILSNLTAGKKKATSNGKINFIPGFDTYVENNREVKRIAELMGINYTLLSDNSDYVDSPNDGEFNMYPGGTKLEDAADSINAKATIALQAYSTSKTRDYIAKEWGQKVEVSRPWGIKGTDEFLMKLSELTGKAIPTELEVERGRAVDAMTDSHAWVHGKRFAIYGDPDLVYSVVGFMLEMGAEPVHILVHNTNEAFEKELRGLLDSSEFGKEAKIWGGKDLWHLRSLLFTEPVDLLIGNSYGKYLWRDCGVPLVRIGYPIMDRHHYHRYATVGYKGVINLLNWIVNTIFEEIDRNTNVPGKTDISYDLIR; this is translated from the coding sequence ATGCCTCAGAATCCGGAAAAAATTAAGGATCACGTTGAACTATTCCACCAACCAGAATACCAACAACTGTTCCAAAACAAGAAAGAATTTGAAAATGGTCACACCCCTGAAGAAGTTCAACGGGTTGCAGAATGGACAAAGACCTGGGAATATCGTGAAAAGAACTTCGCTCGTGAAGCTTTAACCATTAACCCTGCTAAAGGTTGTCAACCTTTGGGTGCTATGTTCGCTGCTGTGGGTTTTGAAGGCACTCTTCCCTTCGTTCAAGGTTCTCAAGGTTGCGTTGCTTATTTCCGTACACACTTAACCCGTCACTATAAAGAACCATTTTCTGGCGTTTCTTCTTCCATGACTGAAGACGCTGCGGTTTTTGGTGGTCTGCAAAACATGATTGATGGTTTAGCAAATGCCTACGCACTTTACAAACCTAAAATGATTGCAGTTTGCACCACCTGTATGGCGGAAGTTATCGGTGATGACTTGGGTGCATTTATCACCAATGCTAAGAATGCTGGTTCCGTACCCCAGGATTTACCCGTACCTTTTGCGCACACACCTAGTTTCGTAGGATCCCACATCACCGGTTATGATAACATGATGAAGGGTATTCTTTCTAACCTAACAGCAGGTAAAAAGAAAGCTACCAGTAATGGTAAAATCAACTTCATCCCCGGTTTCGATACTTATGTAGAAAACAACCGTGAAGTGAAGCGTATAGCTGAACTAATGGGTATTAACTACACCCTGTTATCTGACAACAGTGATTATGTTGACTCACCTAACGATGGTGAATTTAACATGTACCCAGGTGGCACAAAACTAGAAGACGCAGCGGACTCCATCAACGCTAAAGCTACTATTGCTCTTCAAGCTTACTCCACCAGCAAGACCCGCGACTACATTGCTAAGGAATGGGGTCAAAAAGTTGAAGTTTCTCGTCCTTGGGGTATTAAGGGTACAGACGAATTCTTGATGAAACTCAGCGAGTTAACTGGTAAAGCAATTCCTACTGAATTAGAAGTAGAACGTGGTCGTGCAGTTGACGCTATGACTGACTCCCATGCGTGGGTACATGGTAAGCGTTTTGCTATCTACGGTGATCCTGACCTAGTCTATAGTGTTGTTGGGTTCATGCTAGAAATGGGTGCTGAACCCGTACACATTTTGGTTCATAACACCAATGAAGCATTTGAGAAGGAATTGAGAGGTCTTCTAGATTCTAGCGAATTCGGTAAAGAAGCTAAAATCTGGGGTGGTAAGGACTTATGGCACTTACGTTCCTTATTGTTTACCGAACCTGTAGATCTATTGATTGGTAATTCTTACGGTAAGTATTTGTGGCGTGATTGTGGTGTACCTTTAGTTAGAATTGGTTATCCCATCATGGATCGTCACCACTACCACCGTTATGCAACCGTTGGTTACAAGGGTGTTATTAACTTGTTGAACTGGATTGTTAACACCATCTTTGAAGAAATTGACCGCAATACCAATGTTCCTGGTAAGACAGATATTTCTTACGACTTAATTCGCTAG
- the serS gene encoding serine--tRNA ligase — MLDIKQIRENPQLIQKKLNSRGGKYDIQPILDLSQKQRELELERNELQARSNEIGKLVGQKVKTGISPQSEELLSLKEEGNLVKTKLSDLEPREKELKGQIEQLLLALPNLPSDSTPIGESEDDNPEVRRWGDEYKPQNTNILPHWEIGEKLGILNFERAVKIAQSRFVNLIGAGAALERALIQFMLSKHIKNGYIEISPPLLVNTDSLTGTGQLPKFAQESFKCAEDELWLIPTAEVPVTNLYRGEILNKEDLPIYHTAYTPCFRREAGSYGRDMRGLIRLHQFNKVELVKIVTPESSFEELEKLVASAESILQSLKLPYRVIELCTGDLGFGATKTYDLEVWLPSFGKYREISSCSNCIDFQARRADIRFKESGKKGTRFVHTLNGSGLAVGRTMAAILENYQQADGTVKVPEELQIYLGREVL, encoded by the coding sequence ATGCTGGATATTAAACAGATTAGAGAAAACCCACAACTGATACAGAAAAAGCTGAATAGTCGCGGTGGTAAATATGACATTCAGCCCATATTGGATTTAAGCCAAAAACAACGGGAGTTGGAATTGGAGCGCAACGAATTGCAAGCTAGAAGTAATGAAATTGGTAAACTGGTAGGTCAAAAGGTAAAAACAGGAATTAGTCCTCAAAGTGAAGAACTTCTCTCGTTAAAGGAAGAAGGCAATCTGGTTAAAACTAAACTAAGCGATTTAGAACCTCGAGAAAAAGAGTTAAAAGGGCAAATTGAACAGCTGTTATTAGCACTTCCCAATCTTCCCAGCGACAGTACCCCCATTGGTGAAAGCGAAGATGATAATCCGGAGGTTAGAAGATGGGGAGATGAATATAAACCTCAAAACACCAATATTTTACCCCATTGGGAAATAGGGGAAAAGTTAGGTATCTTAAACTTTGAAAGAGCAGTAAAGATAGCTCAAAGCAGATTTGTAAACTTAATAGGTGCAGGGGCTGCTTTGGAACGAGCACTAATTCAATTCATGTTAAGTAAACACATAAAAAATGGTTATATTGAGATTAGCCCACCCTTATTAGTAAATACGGATTCTTTGACGGGAACTGGACAACTGCCAAAATTTGCCCAGGAGAGTTTTAAATGTGCAGAGGATGAATTATGGTTAATTCCCACAGCAGAAGTTCCCGTGACTAACTTATATAGAGGGGAAATTTTAAACAAAGAAGATTTACCAATCTATCATACTGCATACACCCCTTGTTTCAGAAGAGAGGCTGGTAGTTATGGCAGGGATATGCGAGGCTTAATTAGACTGCATCAGTTCAATAAAGTTGAGCTGGTAAAGATAGTGACTCCTGAATCTTCCTTTGAGGAATTAGAGAAATTAGTAGCCAGCGCGGAGTCAATTTTGCAATCTTTAAAATTACCTTACCGGGTAATTGAACTATGTACTGGTGATCTAGGATTTGGAGCAACCAAGACATATGATTTAGAGGTGTGGTTACCGTCGTTTGGCAAATATCGAGAGATTTCCAGTTGTTCTAATTGTATTGACTTTCAAGCTAGGAGGGCAGATATTCGATTTAAAGAATCTGGTAAAAAAGGGACCCGTTTTGTGCACACACTAAACGGGTCCGGATTAGCTGTGGGAAGAACAATGGCAGCGATTTTAGAGAATTATCAGCAAGCTGATGGAACAGTTAAAGTACCAGAAGAATTGCAGATCTATTTAGGTAGAGAAGTTTTGTAA
- a CDS encoding FeoA family protein — protein sequence MFTPFTVVGCSLELLQAGEKGIVTVCQPQNEIIKKKLLSMGIKTGTNIMVEQKFPVFIIKAANVSMTIDRETIRAIYVRVLQHNPKKE from the coding sequence ATGTTTACTCCTTTTACTGTGGTTGGTTGTTCTTTGGAATTGCTTCAAGCTGGAGAAAAGGGGATTGTTACGGTCTGTCAACCCCAAAATGAAATAATTAAAAAAAAGTTGCTCTCAATGGGGATTAAGACAGGAACTAATATCATGGTTGAGCAAAAGTTCCCAGTTTTTATTATTAAAGCTGCTAATGTATCTATGACTATAGATAGGGAAACCATACGAGCTATTTACGTCAGAGTATTACAACATAATCCTAAAAAGGAATAA
- a CDS encoding HesB/IscA family protein, which yields MTVTLTEKAEFRLRAFLKTSSSQESEKGVRISVKNGGCSGYEYGIEITSQPQPDDIIIKQGNVLLYIDAKSVPLLEGVEIDFIEGVMDSGFKFSNPNATDTCGCGKSFKSGDCSPNGVPCS from the coding sequence ATGACTGTAACTCTAACCGAAAAGGCGGAATTTCGTTTGCGGGCGTTTTTAAAAACTTCTTCTAGCCAAGAGTCCGAGAAAGGTGTACGCATTTCTGTAAAAAATGGTGGTTGTAGTGGCTATGAATATGGTATTGAAATTACCAGTCAACCCCAACCAGATGATATTATTATCAAACAGGGTAATGTGTTGCTTTATATTGATGCCAAAAGTGTGCCCTTGTTAGAAGGTGTGGAGATTGATTTTATTGAAGGAGTTATGGATAGCGGTTTTAAGTTCTCTAATCCAAATGCTACCGATACTTGTGGTTGTGGTAAGTCTTTCAAATCTGGAGATTGTTCACCCAATGGTGTACCTTGCAGCTAA